The Octadecabacter arcticus 238 genome contains a region encoding:
- the dapD gene encoding 2,3,4,5-tetrahydropyridine-2,6-dicarboxylate N-succinyltransferase has translation MSNAQLEAAIESAWDARDQITVETKGEVRDAITDTLNALDSGKLRVAERRENGDWHVNQWAKKAVLLSFRLNDMAMIEGSNGGASWWDKVPSKWQGWGDNEWKAAGFRAVPGSIVRRSAFIGKNVVLMPSFVNIGAYVDEGSMVDGWATVGSCAQIGKNVHLSGGVGIGGVLEPMQAGPTIIEDNCFIGARSEVVEGCIVREGSVLGMGVFIGQSTKIVDRETGEVMYGEVPPYSVVVAGSMPSKNNVNLYCAVIVKRVDAKTRSKTGINELLRD, from the coding sequence ATGTCCAACGCACAACTCGAAGCCGCAATCGAATCCGCGTGGGACGCGCGCGATCAGATCACCGTTGAGACCAAGGGCGAGGTTCGCGACGCGATCACCGACACGCTGAACGCACTGGATTCAGGCAAGCTGCGCGTCGCTGAACGGCGCGAAAATGGCGACTGGCATGTGAACCAATGGGCGAAAAAGGCGGTGCTTCTGTCATTCCGTCTTAACGATATGGCGATGATCGAAGGGTCAAACGGCGGGGCAAGCTGGTGGGACAAGGTGCCATCTAAATGGCAGGGTTGGGGCGACAACGAATGGAAAGCCGCGGGTTTCCGTGCCGTGCCCGGTTCCATTGTGCGCCGCTCTGCGTTCATCGGAAAGAACGTCGTCCTGATGCCGTCGTTCGTCAACATCGGCGCCTATGTCGATGAAGGCTCAATGGTTGATGGCTGGGCCACAGTCGGGTCCTGCGCGCAAATCGGCAAGAATGTGCACTTGTCTGGCGGTGTCGGCATTGGCGGCGTATTGGAACCAATGCAAGCGGGCCCGACCATCATCGAAGACAATTGTTTCATCGGCGCACGCTCAGAGGTTGTTGAGGGTTGCATCGTCCGCGAAGGGTCCGTTCTGGGCATGGGCGTGTTCATCGGCCAATCCACCAAGATCGTGGATCGCGAAACCGGCGAAGTCATGTATGGAGAAGTGCCGCCCTATTCCGTTGTCGTCGCAGGCTCCATGCCGTCAAAGAACAACGTCAATCTGTACTGCGCGGTCATCGTGAAACGCGTCGATGCAAAGACCCGTTCCAAGACCGGCATCAATGAGTTGTTGCGGGACTAA
- a CDS encoding transporter substrate-binding domain-containing protein has translation MSHAYWHGGDTGFSLELMREISNQLGREITFEFYESFPAMLSSLEDGLHDGAVANISITADRESYLDFSHPIFDGGIGVLLLDEGGGGSFISALLTRDLLIIVLAALGLLFGSGILMWLLERRAQAYFDRKGSDALFHSFWWSLNLVVNGGFEERVPQTRLGRVFAIILVVSSLFLVSIFVATITLTMTVEALQENVDSINDLEGQRIATIAESTSATFLDTRDLSYVGYGSSNDMFADLEAGQLDAIVFDVPILSYYSNAHAEPATRLLPRIYRRESYGIALPPNSDLAE, from the coding sequence TTGTCTCACGCTTATTGGCACGGAGGGGATACGGGTTTCAGCCTTGAGCTGATGCGCGAAATCTCCAATCAGCTTGGGCGTGAAATTACATTCGAGTTTTATGAGAGTTTTCCTGCGATGCTGTCGTCACTCGAGGATGGGTTACACGACGGCGCTGTCGCCAATATTTCGATCACCGCAGATCGTGAGAGTTATTTGGACTTTTCACATCCGATCTTTGACGGCGGCATCGGGGTGTTGCTGCTAGATGAAGGTGGCGGTGGATCGTTCATATCAGCGCTGTTGACGCGGGATCTTTTGATTATCGTTTTGGCGGCCCTTGGCCTGCTGTTTGGCAGTGGCATTCTGATGTGGCTGCTTGAGCGGCGCGCGCAAGCCTACTTCGACCGTAAAGGATCGGACGCGTTGTTTCATTCGTTCTGGTGGTCGCTAAATTTGGTGGTGAATGGCGGCTTCGAGGAACGGGTGCCGCAGACCCGTTTGGGGCGGGTGTTTGCGATTATTCTGGTGGTGTCGAGCCTGTTCCTTGTGTCGATTTTCGTGGCGACGATCACGTTAACTATGACCGTTGAGGCCTTGCAAGAAAATGTGGACTCGATCAATGATCTTGAGGGTCAGCGGATAGCAACGATTGCGGAATCAACATCGGCGACGTTCTTGGATACGCGGGATTTATCCTATGTCGGCTATGGGTCGTCCAACGACATGTTCGCCGATCTTGAAGCGGGGCAACTGGATGCGATCGTTTTTGATGTGCCTATCCTGTCGTATTATTCCAACGCCCATGCGGAGCCAGCGACGCGGTTGCTGCCGCGCATTTACCGACGTGAGAGTTACGGGATCGCCCTGCCGCCCAACAGCGATTTGGCAGAGTAG